One Endozoicomonas gorgoniicola DNA window includes the following coding sequences:
- a CDS encoding putative adhesin produces the protein MHKTVLGGKFTLFTCDKHGSNVQNLILLAHSSIYHPWSKSGILRRIAGTHSFTIPIWTTLYFYTPHGYDLMMPKYDESEIYNIDGFMLGEFPPLEAILPGETVPDYSLVHELPFPSDEHIYQYLNTSRFNPGCSYFDQHPFRIYDIIIPTSDALVCTCLKELIYTLYVTGHVYPRIHCLFCRYVLGAEIKPYVPGYDNPPFSQSQNTAS, from the coding sequence ATGCACAAAACAGTGCTAGGTGGAAAATTCACCCTGTTTACCTGCGACAAACACGGCAGCAATGTCCAGAACCTGATTCTTTTAGCACACTCCTCCATATATCATCCCTGGAGTAAGAGCGGCATTTTAAGACGTATAGCTGGAACTCACAGCTTTACGATTCCCATCTGGACAACTCTTTATTTTTACACGCCACACGGCTATGACCTCATGATGCCTAAATACGATGAAAGCGAAATTTACAATATTGATGGCTTCATGCTGGGTGAATTCCCTCCTTTGGAAGCCATACTGCCAGGAGAAACCGTGCCGGATTATTCTCTGGTACATGAGCTCCCATTTCCCAGCGACGAGCATATATATCAATATCTCAATACCTCCAGGTTCAACCCTGGTTGCTCCTATTTCGATCAGCACCCATTTCGGATTTATGACATTATCATCCCGACATCCGATGCGCTGGTATGCACATGTCTGAAAGAATTAATTTATACACTTTATGTAACAGGTCATGTCTATCCGAGAATTCATTGCCTGTTTTGTCGTTATGTGTTGGGGGCGGAGATTAAGCCATACGTACCAGGCTACGACAACCCTCCCTTTAGCCAGTCACAGAACACTGCGAGTTAA
- a CDS encoding ABC transporter ATP-binding protein — protein sequence MTEQAVSEQRSDVLKCTALAKSFDEGPQELKVLKDVNLFVAPSERIAIVGASGSGKTTLLQLLAGLDKPSSGEVLVCEHNLAHMKDREQNRLRNQHLGFVYQFHHLLPEFTALENVSMPLLLRRGMSLKTVRQQSEQMLELVGMSHRVKHKPAELSGGERQRVAIARALVTRPDLVFMDEPTGNLDPNTAARVHELMADLSRELTTSFIVVTHDMAFAEQMDKTYLLTDGTLVLS from the coding sequence ATGACTGAACAGGCTGTGAGTGAACAGAGAAGCGACGTTTTAAAATGTACGGCTCTGGCAAAGAGTTTTGATGAAGGGCCACAGGAGCTGAAGGTTCTGAAGGATGTTAATCTTTTTGTTGCACCTTCTGAGCGTATCGCCATCGTAGGGGCTTCCGGTTCCGGCAAAACGACTCTACTGCAGCTGCTGGCAGGGCTGGATAAGCCCAGTTCCGGCGAGGTGCTGGTCTGTGAGCATAATCTGGCACATATGAAAGACCGTGAGCAGAACCGCCTGCGTAACCAGCATCTGGGTTTTGTCTATCAGTTTCATCATCTGTTGCCGGAATTTACTGCACTGGAGAACGTTTCCATGCCGTTGTTATTACGCAGGGGGATGTCTTTGAAAACGGTGCGACAGCAGTCAGAGCAGATGCTGGAACTGGTGGGAATGTCACACAGGGTGAAGCATAAGCCAGCTGAATTATCGGGTGGTGAACGACAGCGTGTGGCGATTGCCCGGGCGCTGGTGACCCGACCTGACCTGGTGTTTATGGATGAACCGACCGGCAATCTGGATCCGAATACCGCTGCCAGGGTTCATGAGCTGATGGCTGATTTATCCAGAGAGCTGACCACGAGTTTTATTGTGGTGACCCATGATATGGCCTTTGCAGAGCAGATGGATAAAACCTACCTGCTTACAGATGGCACTCTGGTGTTGAGTTAG
- a CDS encoding lipoprotein-releasing ABC transporter permease subunit, whose amino-acid sequence MFRPLPFFIGLRYTRAKRRNHFISFISLMSMIGLTLGVCVLIIVMSVMNGFDRELRTRILGMVPHASITAVSGGMSEWQEVLERAVEFDGVEAAAPFIDGQGMLANGSIVRGAMVYGIEPEYEKQVSIINDHMVQGSLDDLKPGEFGIVLGELSAQYLGVTLGDKVTMVLPEANVNLAGVFPRMRRFTVVGLFSVGADLDGSLSYINIQDAARFLQVPEGVEGIRLKMHDLFRAPAIAWDLAMTLPGRYFVQDWTRTQGRLFQAIQMEKTMVGLLLTLIVAVAAFNIVSTLVMVVTDKQSDIAILRTLGASPRTIMGIFMVQGSLIGIIGTVLGVVLGVIAALNVAGIVSTIEQVLSIRFLSPDVYFISYLPSELKWQDVTVISVTGLLMSFLATLYPAWRASKTQPAEALRYD is encoded by the coding sequence ATGTTCAGACCCTTACCCTTTTTCATTGGTTTGCGGTATACGCGAGCCAAGCGGCGAAATCATTTTATTTCCTTTATTTCATTGATGTCGATGATCGGGCTGACGCTCGGTGTGTGTGTGCTGATTATCGTTATGTCGGTGATGAACGGCTTTGACCGGGAACTGCGCACCCGAATTCTGGGTATGGTTCCCCACGCTTCTATTACCGCAGTCAGCGGGGGCATGTCAGAGTGGCAGGAGGTGCTGGAGCGGGCTGTTGAATTCGACGGAGTGGAAGCCGCCGCACCGTTTATTGATGGTCAGGGCATGCTGGCGAACGGGTCTATTGTTCGTGGTGCCATGGTCTATGGCATTGAGCCTGAGTATGAGAAGCAGGTGTCTATCATCAATGACCACATGGTTCAGGGGTCACTGGATGATCTGAAACCGGGGGAGTTCGGGATTGTTCTGGGTGAGCTGTCTGCCCAGTATCTCGGTGTGACACTGGGCGATAAAGTGACGATGGTGCTGCCGGAAGCCAATGTGAATCTGGCAGGCGTGTTCCCCAGGATGCGACGTTTTACCGTGGTCGGGTTGTTCTCTGTCGGGGCTGATCTGGACGGCAGTCTTTCCTATATCAATATTCAGGATGCCGCTCGTTTTTTGCAGGTGCCAGAAGGCGTAGAAGGTATTCGCCTGAAAATGCACGACTTGTTCCGGGCTCCGGCTATTGCCTGGGATCTGGCGATGACACTGCCCGGGCGTTATTTTGTGCAGGACTGGACCCGTACCCAGGGGCGTTTGTTCCAAGCCATCCAGATGGAAAAAACCATGGTCGGTTTGCTTCTGACCCTGATTGTTGCCGTGGCTGCGTTTAATATTGTTTCTACCCTGGTCATGGTGGTGACGGATAAGCAGTCTGATATTGCTATCCTGCGGACACTGGGTGCCAGCCCGAGAACCATTATGGGTATCTTCATGGTGCAGGGTTCCCTGATCGGTATCATTGGTACGGTACTGGGTGTGGTACTGGGTGTGATTGCGGCTTTGAATGTGGCTGGTATTGTGTCAACCATTGAGCAGGTGCTGAGTATTCGCTTCCTGAGCCCGGATGTCTATTTCATTTCCTATCTCCCTTCTGAACTTAAATGGCAGGATGTCACTGTGATCAGTGTGACGGGTTTGTTGATGAGTTTCCTGGCGACTCTGTACCCGGCCTGGCGTGCTTCCAAAACTCAACCGGCGGAGGCGCTACGTTATGACTGA
- the rlmKL gene encoding bifunctional 23S rRNA (guanine(2069)-N(7))-methyltransferase RlmK/23S rRNA (guanine(2445)-N(2))-methyltransferase RlmL produces the protein MSSIEFFASCPKGLEYLLAQELKQLGAQTVQETVAGVSFSGGLEVAYRGCMWSRLASRILLRLGEINSATKEQLYDGVKSFEWDDHLDSSSSFRIDFTGSTPDINHTRFGAQVVKDAIVDQLRDEHGWRPSVNASNPDLRINVHARGEKAFVSIDLSGQSLHQRGYRLEAGTAPLKENLAAALLIRAGWQEKMKTGATLVDPMCGSGTLLIEGAMMMADIAPGLMRARFGFDRWMGHVPKIWMNILEEARERRKVGLASVQSSIIGFEGLSSVAHRAKGNLERMGLSRLVSVRQQELKDLQLDADLPDGLVICNPPYGERMGDEASLVYLYQHLGEKLKQNCPGWEAAIFTGTPALVRSLGMGPKKTYSLFNGALPCKLFLYDIREKQEQPVSASAEPTKANIPSVTYRSEGATMFGNRLKKNLRTIGKWARKSKIQCYRLYDADMPEYAVAVDVYGDWVHVQEYAAPASINEEKAKERLLEALGVIPEILEIPREQVVFKQRKRQSGTSQYNCVDEVGQMMEVEEGGCRLLVNLRDYLDTGLFLDHRQMRLRIQKEAKGKKFLNLFCYTATATVHAAVGGASTTTSVDLSNTYLDWGRKNLALNGLSEVRHRFEREDCLKWIEQDKNDYDLIFIDPPTFSNSKKFEGVFDVQRDHGHLIKLAMRRLNEGGTLYFSNNFRRFKLDEKVAAEFEVKEISGQTVDKDFQRRSNIHRSWMIRHKG, from the coding sequence ATGAGTTCAATTGAATTTTTTGCCAGTTGCCCGAAAGGGCTGGAATACCTGCTGGCTCAGGAGCTGAAACAGCTCGGTGCGCAGACCGTGCAGGAAACGGTAGCCGGGGTCAGTTTCAGTGGTGGTCTGGAAGTCGCTTACCGTGGGTGCATGTGGTCCCGGCTGGCGAGCCGGATTCTGTTGCGACTGGGTGAGATTAACAGCGCCACCAAAGAACAGCTCTACGATGGGGTAAAGTCTTTTGAATGGGACGACCATCTGGACAGTAGCAGCAGCTTTCGCATTGATTTCACGGGTTCAACGCCAGATATCAATCACACCCGCTTTGGCGCCCAGGTGGTGAAAGACGCTATTGTTGACCAGCTGCGCGATGAGCATGGCTGGCGCCCTTCGGTCAATGCCAGCAATCCGGATCTGCGTATCAATGTGCATGCCCGTGGTGAAAAAGCCTTTGTTTCTATTGACCTGTCCGGGCAGAGTCTGCATCAGCGTGGTTACCGGCTGGAAGCGGGTACTGCACCGCTGAAAGAAAATCTGGCCGCTGCTTTGCTGATTCGGGCTGGCTGGCAGGAGAAAATGAAAACAGGTGCCACGCTGGTTGACCCTATGTGTGGCTCCGGTACGTTGCTGATCGAAGGTGCCATGATGATGGCGGACATTGCACCCGGCCTGATGCGTGCGCGTTTTGGCTTTGACCGCTGGATGGGGCATGTGCCGAAAATCTGGATGAATATTCTGGAAGAAGCCCGTGAGCGCCGTAAAGTCGGGCTGGCAAGTGTTCAGTCCAGTATCATTGGTTTCGAAGGGTTGTCGTCGGTTGCTCACCGGGCAAAAGGAAACCTCGAACGCATGGGGCTGTCCAGACTGGTCAGTGTTCGCCAGCAGGAACTGAAAGATTTGCAGCTGGATGCAGATCTGCCGGACGGTCTGGTGATCTGCAACCCGCCTTATGGTGAGCGTATGGGCGACGAGGCCAGTCTGGTGTACCTGTACCAGCATCTGGGTGAGAAGCTGAAACAGAACTGTCCGGGCTGGGAAGCCGCCATCTTTACCGGTACGCCAGCGCTTGTTCGTAGCCTGGGTATGGGGCCGAAAAAGACTTACTCCCTCTTTAATGGAGCGCTGCCGTGTAAATTGTTCCTGTACGATATTCGTGAAAAACAGGAGCAGCCGGTTTCTGCCAGTGCTGAACCAACAAAAGCCAATATTCCTTCTGTTACTTACCGTTCAGAAGGTGCCACGATGTTTGGCAACCGTTTGAAGAAAAATCTTCGGACCATTGGCAAGTGGGCGCGTAAAAGTAAAATCCAGTGTTACCGTCTTTATGATGCGGATATGCCGGAATATGCGGTGGCTGTTGATGTCTATGGTGACTGGGTGCATGTGCAGGAATACGCCGCACCGGCTTCTATCAATGAAGAAAAGGCGAAAGAACGTCTGCTGGAAGCGCTGGGCGTGATCCCTGAGATTCTGGAAATTCCCCGTGAACAGGTGGTCTTCAAACAACGTAAACGTCAGTCCGGAACCAGCCAGTACAACTGCGTGGATGAGGTGGGTCAGATGATGGAGGTTGAAGAAGGCGGTTGTCGTCTGCTGGTCAACCTGCGCGACTATCTGGACACCGGGTTGTTCCTGGATCACCGGCAGATGCGCTTGCGTATTCAGAAGGAAGCGAAAGGTAAAAAATTCCTTAACCTGTTCTGTTATACGGCAACGGCAACGGTCCATGCGGCTGTTGGTGGAGCCAGTACGACCACCAGTGTAGATCTCTCGAACACCTATCTGGACTGGGGGCGAAAAAACCTGGCTTTGAATGGACTGAGCGAAGTACGCCACCGCTTTGAGCGGGAAGACTGCCTGAAGTGGATTGAACAGGATAAAAACGACTATGACCTGATTTTTATCGACCCACCCACCTTCTCAAACTCCAAGAAGTTCGAAGGTGTGTTTGATGTGCAGCGTGATCATGGTCATCTGATCAAACTGGCAATGCGTCGTTTGAATGAAGGCGGTACCCTGTATTTTTCCAACAACTTCCGTCGTTTCAAGCTGGATGAGAAGGTAGCGGCAGAGTTCGAGGTAAAAGAAATTTCCGGTCAGACCGTTGATAAAGACTTCCAGCGTCGCAGCAACATTCACCGTAGCTGGATGATTCGCCATAAAGGTTAA
- the rmf gene encoding ribosome modulation factor has protein sequence MKRQKRDKTDRAYTKGYQTGVSGRSKDICPHEEPQLRQAWLTGWREGRVDNWDGMIGVSGVHRISDTSHL, from the coding sequence ATGAAAAGACAAAAAAGGGATAAAACAGACAGAGCCTATACCAAGGGATATCAAACAGGCGTGTCTGGCCGCTCCAAGGATATCTGCCCACACGAGGAACCACAACTTCGTCAGGCCTGGTTGACTGGCTGGCGGGAAGGTCGTGTCGACAACTGGGATGGCATGATCGGCGTATCGGGTGTTCATCGGATATCCGACACCAGCCATCTTTGA
- a CDS encoding quinone-dependent dihydroorotate dehydrogenase, giving the protein MYQLGRKLLFCLSAENAHDMALEMIAAGQRLGVTGLIAPKVPSRPRQVMGLTFDNPVGLAAGMDKDADCIDGMGALGFGHVELGTVTPRPQPGNPKPRAFRIPERNALINRMGFNNKGVDHLVENVRKCNYKGVIGINIGKNFDTPVENANSDYQICLRKVYAHAGYVAVNLSSPNTPGLRELQYGDALKSLLDMLKQEQAALTERYGRKVPIAIKIAPDMTEEEIAGIAQELVAYELDGVIATNTTLSRDAVLGLPNAREQGGLSGAPLSDRSTEVIQLLSSELSGRLPIIGVGGVMDARTAADKIKAGASLVQLYSGFIYKGPTLIREAAEAVYSCDR; this is encoded by the coding sequence ATGTACCAACTTGGCCGCAAATTACTGTTCTGTCTTTCAGCTGAAAATGCTCACGATATGGCTCTTGAGATGATTGCGGCTGGTCAACGTCTGGGTGTTACCGGATTGATAGCACCGAAAGTACCTTCCCGTCCACGTCAGGTGATGGGGCTGACCTTTGACAACCCGGTCGGCCTGGCTGCGGGCATGGATAAGGACGCAGACTGCATCGACGGCATGGGCGCCCTGGGGTTTGGCCACGTTGAGCTGGGTACTGTTACCCCTCGCCCTCAGCCGGGTAACCCGAAGCCTCGTGCGTTTCGTATCCCTGAGCGCAATGCCCTGATCAACCGTATGGGCTTCAACAATAAGGGTGTGGACCATCTGGTTGAGAACGTACGGAAATGCAACTACAAAGGTGTGATCGGTATCAATATTGGTAAAAATTTCGATACTCCGGTTGAAAATGCCAACAGTGACTATCAGATCTGTCTGCGCAAGGTTTACGCCCATGCGGGTTATGTAGCTGTAAACCTGTCTTCCCCGAATACTCCGGGACTGCGTGAACTGCAGTACGGTGACGCCTTGAAAAGCCTGCTGGATATGCTGAAGCAGGAACAGGCTGCCTTGACTGAACGTTATGGTCGTAAAGTTCCCATTGCCATCAAAATTGCCCCGGATATGACCGAAGAAGAGATTGCCGGAATTGCTCAGGAGCTGGTGGCGTATGAGCTGGATGGCGTTATTGCCACCAATACCACTTTGTCCCGTGATGCCGTACTGGGGCTGCCTAATGCCCGGGAACAGGGCGGTTTGAGTGGCGCGCCATTGAGCGATCGTTCCACCGAGGTGATTCAGCTGCTTTCATCTGAGCTGTCCGGCAGACTGCCGATCATCGGTGTGGGTGGTGTAATGGATGCCAGAACCGCAGCAGACAAGATCAAGGCAGGTGCCAGCCTGGTACAGCTGTACTCAGGATTTATCTACAAAGGCCCGACCCTGATTCGTGAAGCAGCGGAAGCGGTATACTCCTGCGACCGCTGA